In the genome of Algiphilus sp., one region contains:
- a CDS encoding DUF6378 domain-containing protein — MTTAPEILQAGIDAMADRAATRDADQERSMARAVAIFNAAKGTALSERDGWEFMVCLKLARAQGGGHNPDDYVDGAAYFSLAGESADAASAASSTLR, encoded by the coding sequence ATGACCACCGCCCCCGAGATACTGCAGGCCGGCATCGACGCCATGGCCGACCGCGCCGCCACCCGCGACGCCGACCAGGAGCGCTCCATGGCCCGCGCCGTGGCCATATTCAACGCCGCGAAGGGCACTGCCCTCAGCGAGCGTGACGGCTGGGAGTTCATGGTCTGCCTAAAGCTCGCGCGCGCACAGGGCGGTGGCCACAACCCTGATGACTACGTCGACGGTGCCGCTTACTTCAGTCTTGCTGGCGAATCCGCAGACGCAGCGTCAGCTGCCAGCAGCACCCTTCGATAG
- a CDS encoding DNA cytosine methyltransferase encodes MSHTEPMHQLALLPHEITVDLFAGGGGASLGIERGLGRPVDVAVNHDPEAVAMHQVNHPRTEHHCESVFAVHCARVTRNQPVGLLWASPDCTHHSKAKGGKPVSSKRRGLAWVVVKWARRCRPRVIALENVQEFEDWGPLTPERKPCPVRRGATFQQWVRQLQRLGYAVEWRRLRACDYGDPTIRERLFVIARRDGAPIIWPDPTHGAPDSPDVRSGLLQPYRTAAECIDWSIPVPSIFGRKKPLADNTLRRIAKGVQRFVLDCPQPFIVSNLSNNAPQDIRAPVSTLLTGNHKYLCAPYFVPRYGERAGQQPRTRSVLEPLPTIVNTDNGAQLVAAFMEQANTGVVGHPMTAPVSTIVGKGSTQRLVHATLADSGGGRESNARHVAALLAPYYGSGSGLTGRDLRDPAPTVTSTDRLQLVTVVIDGTSYILTDIGMRMLQPRELYRAQGFPDTYVIDRRPDGSRLPKHSQVRMCGNSVPPGLAAAIVRANFAITQLPMEAAA; translated from the coding sequence ATGAGTCACACCGAGCCCATGCACCAGCTCGCCCTACTCCCCCACGAGATCACCGTCGACCTGTTCGCAGGCGGCGGTGGCGCTTCGCTCGGCATCGAGCGTGGGCTCGGCCGGCCTGTCGATGTGGCGGTCAACCACGACCCTGAAGCGGTGGCCATGCACCAGGTCAACCACCCGCGGACGGAGCATCACTGCGAGAGCGTGTTCGCCGTGCACTGCGCCCGGGTCACCCGCAATCAGCCGGTCGGCCTACTGTGGGCGTCGCCGGACTGCACGCACCACAGCAAGGCCAAGGGCGGCAAGCCGGTGAGCTCGAAGCGACGCGGCCTGGCGTGGGTGGTGGTCAAGTGGGCGCGGCGCTGCCGACCGCGCGTCATCGCGCTGGAGAACGTCCAGGAGTTCGAGGATTGGGGCCCGCTCACGCCCGAGCGCAAGCCGTGCCCCGTCCGCAGGGGCGCCACCTTCCAGCAGTGGGTGCGCCAGCTGCAGCGCCTCGGCTACGCCGTCGAATGGCGCCGGCTCCGCGCGTGCGACTACGGCGACCCCACCATCCGCGAGCGCCTGTTCGTCATCGCCAGGCGAGACGGCGCGCCCATCATTTGGCCGGACCCCACGCATGGAGCGCCCGACAGCCCCGACGTGCGCAGCGGCCTGCTGCAGCCATACCGGACCGCCGCCGAGTGCATCGACTGGTCGATTCCGGTGCCGAGCATATTCGGCCGCAAGAAGCCGCTGGCAGACAACACGCTGCGCCGCATCGCCAAGGGCGTGCAGCGCTTTGTGCTGGACTGCCCGCAGCCGTTCATTGTCAGCAACCTGAGCAACAACGCTCCCCAGGATATTCGTGCACCAGTCTCGACGCTGCTGACCGGGAACCACAAGTACCTGTGCGCCCCCTACTTCGTGCCTCGCTACGGCGAGCGCGCCGGCCAGCAGCCCCGCACGCGCAGCGTCTTGGAGCCGCTGCCCACCATCGTCAACACCGACAACGGCGCGCAACTGGTGGCCGCTTTCATGGAGCAGGCCAACACCGGCGTGGTCGGCCACCCGATGACAGCGCCGGTCAGCACCATCGTCGGCAAGGGCAGCACGCAGCGGCTGGTGCACGCCACCCTCGCCGATAGCGGTGGCGGGCGCGAGAGCAACGCCCGGCACGTGGCGGCCCTACTCGCCCCCTACTACGGCAGCGGCTCCGGCCTCACCGGCCGCGACCTGCGCGACCCCGCGCCAACGGTCACCAGCACCGACCGTCTGCAACTGGTCACCGTGGTCATCGACGGCACCAGCTACATCCTCACTGACATCGGCATGCGGATGCTGCAGCCGCGCGAGCTGTACCGCGCACAGGGCTTCCCGGACACCTACGTCATCGACCGGCGCCCCGACGGCAGCCGCCTGCCGAAACACAGCCAGGTCCGCATGTGCGGCAACAGCGTCCCGCCCGGGCTCGCCGCCGCCATCGTCCGCGCCAACTTCGCCATCACCCAGCTACCCATGGAGGCAGCAGCATGA